The following coding sequences are from one SAR86 cluster bacterium window:
- a CDS encoding quinone-dependent dihydroorotate dehydrogenase, whose product MEILYRIGMHGALSTNQKGVESIQKMDLTFPNRIGIAGGLDKNAEYFHILNALGFGFIEVGTLTLKPQKGNPKPRIHRFMKEKNIVNSLGFNNVGVYEGIKNIEKNKRSFNGILGISIGKSKETKIEDAFKDYLHLIDYVYQHADYIAVNISSPNTENLRNLSLSDYFSSLIEKVMNKREQLAKGADTGKPILLKISPDESEENFEKILVKSMETNVDGLIINNTSINHYKDVKGGISGNYIKNLSEKNLSFARSICGENLTLISSGGLMTKEDVEKRFKLSADLIQLYTGFIFRGTDLLKESLEIQ is encoded by the coding sequence TTGGAAATACTTTATCGAATTGGTATGCATGGTGCTTTGAGCACTAATCAAAAAGGTGTTGAATCAATTCAAAAAATGGATTTAACTTTTCCTAATAGAATCGGAATCGCCGGTGGTTTGGATAAAAATGCAGAATATTTTCATATCTTAAATGCTTTGGGTTTTGGTTTTATCGAAGTGGGAACTCTAACTCTGAAACCACAAAAGGGAAATCCTAAACCACGTATTCATAGATTTATGAAGGAGAAAAATATTGTTAACTCTCTAGGATTTAATAACGTAGGAGTTTATGAAGGTATAAAAAATATTGAAAAAAATAAACGTTCCTTTAATGGAATCTTAGGAATTAGTATCGGAAAAAGTAAAGAAACAAAAATTGAAGATGCCTTCAAAGATTACTTACACTTAATTGATTACGTCTATCAACATGCCGATTATATTGCAGTGAATATTTCATCTCCTAATACAGAAAATTTAAGGAATCTTTCCTTAAGTGATTATTTTTCAAGTCTTATTGAAAAAGTTATGAATAAAAGAGAGCAACTAGCTAAAGGAGCTGATACGGGAAAACCTATACTGTTAAAAATCTCTCCTGACGAATCTGAAGAAAATTTTGAAAAAATTTTAGTAAAAAGTATGGAAACCAATGTAGATGGCCTCATTATTAACAATACTTCTATTAATCATTATAAAGATGTGAAAGGTGGGATCAGCGGAAATTATATTAAGAATCTTTCTGAAAAAAATCTGAGCTTTGCTAGGAGTATTTGTGGCGAGAATTTAACTTTAATTTCGTCGGGAGGGCTTATGACAAAAGAAGATGTAGAAAAAAGGTTCAAATTATCAGCTGATTTAATTCAGCTTTATACAGGATTTATATTTCGAGGGACTGATTTATTAAAAGAAAGTCTTGAAATTCAATAA
- the prpC gene encoding 2-methylcitrate synthase yields the protein MSEKKLEGAGLRGQVAGKTSLSTVGKAGKGLTYRGYPIEILSEKAKFEEVAYLLMYGALPNQTEFNEYSNKLISMRALPESLIEVLERIPAEAHPMDVMRTGCSMLGNIEPEGDFSNQQESADRILATMASIIVYWYKYSHEGVKVNTETDNTSIGGHFLSLLHGKDANEDQIRCLDTSLILYAEHGFNASTFTARTCASTLSDIHSCITGAIGTLRGPLHGGANEAAMELIEKFSSTEEAKSAVLEMLKNKEKIMGFGHAVYSTEDPRNAIIKKWSEKLSKENGDETLYLVSAQIEKTMDEEKKMFANTDFFMASAYSYLGIPTKLFTPLFVIGRTAGWAANIFEQRADNRIIRPSEEYIGPDRSEWVDIESR from the coding sequence ATGTCCGAAAAAAAATTAGAGGGCGCAGGCTTAAGGGGTCAAGTAGCCGGAAAAACATCTCTTTCAACTGTTGGTAAGGCTGGGAAAGGTTTAACCTATAGAGGCTATCCCATTGAAATTCTCTCTGAAAAAGCAAAGTTTGAGGAAGTAGCATATCTTTTGATGTATGGAGCTTTGCCAAATCAAACAGAATTTAATGAATATTCAAATAAATTAATTTCTATGCGAGCTTTGCCTGAATCTTTGATTGAGGTTTTAGAGAGAATTCCTGCGGAAGCTCACCCGATGGATGTTATGAGAACTGGCTGTTCTATGTTAGGTAATATAGAACCAGAGGGAGATTTTAGTAATCAACAAGAATCTGCTGATCGAATATTAGCGACAATGGCATCTATAATCGTCTACTGGTATAAATATTCTCATGAAGGAGTAAAAGTTAATACAGAAACTGATAATACTTCCATTGGCGGCCATTTTTTATCTTTACTTCATGGCAAAGATGCAAATGAAGATCAAATTAGATGTTTAGACACATCCTTAATTTTGTACGCAGAGCATGGTTTTAATGCTTCTACGTTCACGGCAAGGACTTGCGCTTCAACATTATCTGATATTCATTCCTGCATAACAGGCGCAATTGGAACTTTAAGAGGCCCCTTACATGGTGGAGCTAACGAGGCGGCAATGGAGCTTATTGAAAAATTTTCATCCACTGAAGAAGCTAAGTCAGCAGTGTTAGAAATGTTAAAGAATAAGGAAAAAATTATGGGTTTCGGACACGCGGTTTATAGCACTGAAGATCCAAGAAATGCAATTATAAAAAAATGGTCTGAAAAGCTTAGTAAAGAAAATGGAGACGAAACCCTTTACCTTGTTTCTGCTCAAATAGAAAAAACAATGGATGAAGAGAAAAAAATGTTTGCCAATACAGATTTTTTTATGGCGTCTGCTTATTCATATCTTGGCATTCCAACTAAATTATTTACTCCTTTGTTTGTTATTGGCAGAACAGCTGGTTGGGCAGCAAATATTTTTGAACAGCGAGCAGACAATAGAATCATCAGACCCAGCGAAGAATACATTGGCCCTGATCGCTCCGAATGGGTTGATATAGAAAGTAGATAA
- the prpB gene encoding methylisocitrate lyase → MSQNFFQLLKKENPLKIVGTINAFSALLAKRKGHQAIYLSGAGVANASYGLPDLALTSRDNVLEDLRRIKGVCDLPILVDCDTGWGSGLNIAKTIKEMITAGADAVHLEDQVSEKRCGHRPGKEIVSSDEMEDRIKAAKDSVDNKNFMLMARTDAFSKEGINSVIDRSNAYVEAGADSIFPEAITKLEDYFEVSKNVNAPILANITEFGLTPMFETNELKNSGVKMILYPLSAFRAMSKAAEEIYEELAEQETLKNKLKKMQSRDELYDVLNYHMYEKKIDDLFSKE, encoded by the coding sequence ATGTCTCAAAATTTTTTCCAATTACTAAAAAAAGAAAACCCACTTAAAATCGTGGGCACAATAAATGCTTTTTCAGCTCTATTGGCAAAAAGAAAGGGTCACCAAGCAATATATCTTTCAGGAGCAGGAGTGGCTAATGCCAGCTATGGACTCCCTGATTTGGCACTTACTTCAAGGGATAATGTTTTAGAAGATTTAAGAAGAATAAAAGGGGTCTGCGATTTACCCATTTTGGTTGATTGTGATACTGGCTGGGGTAGCGGTTTAAATATCGCAAAAACAATCAAAGAAATGATCACTGCAGGTGCTGATGCAGTTCATTTAGAAGATCAGGTTTCAGAAAAAAGGTGTGGACATAGACCGGGTAAAGAAATCGTTTCTTCTGATGAAATGGAAGACAGAATAAAAGCAGCAAAAGACTCAGTTGATAATAAAAATTTTATGCTGATGGCTAGAACTGATGCTTTTTCTAAAGAGGGAATCAATTCCGTTATAGATCGATCAAATGCTTATGTCGAAGCCGGTGCAGACTCAATTTTTCCAGAAGCAATAACAAAACTTGAAGATTATTTTGAAGTTTCAAAAAATGTAAATGCACCAATTTTAGCTAACATTACTGAGTTTGGACTTACTCCAATGTTCGAAACAAATGAATTAAAAAATTCTGGAGTAAAAATGATTCTATATCCGCTGAGCGCTTTTAGGGCTATGTCGAAGGCTGCGGAAGAGATTTATGAGGAATTGGCCGAACAAGAGACTTTAAAAAATAAATTAAAAAAAATGCAATCTCGAGATGAATTATATGACGTACTGAACTATCATATGTACGAAAAAAAAATAGACGATCTATTTTCAAAGGAATAA
- a CDS encoding NAD(+)/NADH kinase, producing the protein MEPIKAISIVHSASRNFKEALDQCLKTAKSMNIDVKGTHPVNENDIDKSIKSSKSNLVIVIGGDGTMIRTIANLIENEIPMLGINIGRLGFLTDLSVDSIFKTLPKVFSGDYLLEKRPSLSIKVDNSDFLTGINEVVFHSGTVAKMLNFSIFQEEKLISKHKSDGVIVSTATGSSGYFFSGGGPIIYPTEEIFAILPMFSQSSSSNPLVLPNDKDLKIKLKSSVEASIVVDGREDLEVYQGSEITISRNKNSYTLMHPLDYDYFEACRTKLSWGQPLINLDE; encoded by the coding sequence ATGGAACCAATAAAAGCAATTTCTATAGTTCATTCTGCATCAAGAAATTTCAAAGAGGCTTTAGATCAATGTCTTAAAACTGCTAAATCAATGAACATTGACGTTAAAGGCACTCACCCAGTCAATGAAAATGATATAGACAAATCAATCAAAAGTAGTAAGTCTAATTTGGTTATAGTCATTGGCGGAGATGGAACAATGATAAGAACTATTGCGAATTTGATTGAAAATGAAATTCCTATGCTTGGAATAAACATTGGAAGATTAGGTTTTTTAACAGACCTAAGCGTAGATTCTATATTTAAAACTTTACCAAAAGTATTTTCAGGCGATTATTTATTAGAAAAAAGACCTTCGTTAAGCATCAAAGTAGACAATTCCGACTTTTTGACAGGAATAAATGAGGTAGTCTTTCATTCTGGAACTGTTGCGAAGATGCTTAATTTTTCAATTTTTCAAGAAGAAAAGCTAATTTCTAAACATAAATCAGATGGTGTTATCGTATCCACTGCAACGGGATCATCAGGTTATTTCTTTTCTGGAGGAGGGCCTATTATCTATCCAACAGAAGAAATATTTGCAATTTTACCAATGTTTTCGCAAAGCTCTTCTTCAAATCCTCTCGTGCTCCCCAACGATAAAGACTTAAAAATAAAATTAAAAAGTTCTGTCGAAGCTTCGATAGTTGTTGATGGCAGGGAAGATCTTGAAGTTTATCAAGGGTCTGAAATTACTATTTCAAGAAATAAAAATAGCTATACGTTGATGCATCCTTTAGATTATGATTATTTTGAAGCTTGTAGAACCAAATTGTCATGGGGGCAACCACTAATTAACTTAGATGAATAA
- the cysB gene encoding HTH-type transcriptional regulator CysB yields MKFQQLLYVREVARSNLNVSQASKTLYTSQPGISKQIKLLEEELGIELFERSGKHLVSITPVGQKILEQIEEILALVDGIKHAATEFSDEDYGTLAIATTHTQAKFTLPKVVDKFVKKYPNVHFQMHQCTPDESVEMASKGEVDLALWTETNEKGENLIKLPCYKWSRSIIVPKKHPLALIPKIKLKDLAQFPIVTYVFGFTGSNDLDRAFFERGLKANVVFTATDADVIKTYVKMGTGVGIIASMAFNPEEDSELVAINANHLFDSGTTYMGFRRGTYLRSHLFEFINMFAPHLTKEIVSKGCATKSKKELDKIFDSFKLQRR; encoded by the coding sequence ATGAAATTTCAGCAACTTTTATATGTAAGAGAAGTGGCAAGAAGCAATCTAAATGTTTCACAAGCCTCAAAGACTCTTTATACCTCTCAACCTGGAATCAGTAAGCAAATAAAACTTCTTGAAGAAGAGTTAGGTATCGAATTATTTGAAAGATCTGGAAAACATTTAGTGAGTATTACACCTGTAGGACAAAAAATACTTGAGCAAATTGAGGAAATTTTAGCTTTAGTAGATGGAATTAAACACGCAGCTACTGAGTTTTCTGATGAAGATTACGGCACTCTTGCAATCGCTACTACTCATACTCAAGCTAAATTTACATTACCAAAAGTGGTCGACAAGTTTGTAAAAAAATATCCAAATGTACATTTCCAGATGCATCAGTGCACTCCAGACGAATCTGTGGAAATGGCCTCAAAGGGAGAAGTCGATCTTGCTCTATGGACTGAAACCAATGAGAAAGGAGAAAATTTAATTAAACTACCTTGCTATAAATGGTCTAGGAGTATCATCGTTCCAAAAAAACATCCACTCGCTTTAATACCTAAAATTAAACTTAAAGATCTTGCACAATTTCCAATAGTGACTTACGTGTTTGGATTTACTGGAAGCAATGATTTGGATAGAGCCTTTTTTGAGAGAGGGCTCAAAGCAAATGTAGTTTTTACGGCAACTGATGCTGATGTCATTAAAACTTATGTGAAAATGGGAACGGGAGTAGGAATTATTGCTAGTATGGCTTTTAACCCAGAAGAGGATTCTGAATTGGTTGCAATAAACGCTAACCATCTTTTCGATTCTGGAACCACTTACATGGGATTTAGAAGAGGGACTTATCTTAGGAGTCACCTTTTCGAATTTATCAATATGTTTGCTCCGCACTTAACTAAAGAGATAGTTTCAAAGGGTTGCGCGACTAAATCAAAAAAAGAGTTAGATAAAATCTTCGACAGTTTTAAACTCCAAAGAAGATAG
- the thrH gene encoding bifunctional phosphoserine phosphatase/homoserine phosphotransferase ThrH, with the protein MKYLCLDFEGVLIPEIWQYVAKETGSKELMLTTQDLKDYDELMQLRMKVVNEKNIKLSDIQEIVKSMNPLDGAEDFLDWARFHFQVSIVSDTFYELAWPLVEKLKFPNIICHHLNINDNRIEGYQLRQQNNKQKVVEVLKSLKFEVYAAGDSYNDINMLSNADLGIFFQAPEHIKTEFPKLMTADTHEELKIILKSKI; encoded by the coding sequence ATGAAATATCTGTGTCTAGATTTTGAAGGTGTCTTGATACCTGAAATCTGGCAATACGTAGCAAAAGAGACAGGTTCTAAGGAGCTTATGCTTACAACTCAAGATCTAAAGGATTATGACGAATTAATGCAACTTCGCATGAAAGTCGTAAATGAAAAAAATATTAAACTTAGTGATATTCAAGAAATTGTTAAATCTATGAATCCTTTAGATGGCGCAGAAGACTTCTTAGATTGGGCAAGATTTCATTTTCAAGTTTCAATAGTCTCAGATACCTTTTACGAGTTAGCATGGCCATTAGTAGAAAAGTTAAAGTTTCCAAATATTATTTGCCATCACCTGAATATTAATGACAATAGAATTGAAGGCTATCAATTAAGACAGCAAAACAATAAACAAAAGGTCGTAGAAGTTCTAAAATCTCTTAAATTCGAAGTTTATGCTGCGGGAGATTCGTATAATGACATTAATATGTTGTCTAATGCTGATTTGGGAATTTTTTTTCAGGCTCCGGAGCATATAAAAACAGAGTTTCCTAAATTAATGACTGCTGACACACATGAAGAACTTAAGATAATTCTAAAAAGTAAAATTTAA
- the topA gene encoding type I DNA topoisomerase, whose product MNNLVIVESNAKASKIKGYLDSKFPEDNWQVNACLGHICDLPNEEKAVNPDNWEDLKWADTTKGKKVIRELTKLCKENDSIFLATDPDREGEAIAWHLNNKFEKKKLLKDKSVSRISFTEITPSAIEEAIKNPREIDQNLVEAYLARRILDHLIGFKVSPFLWRHISRAKSAGRVQSPSLRIVCEKEDEIDAFIPEEYWPFSGKFNYKDFQVDADLTSINGEKIEKKRVSNETEAKQIENELNSQSFYLKEIESKPQSNSSKAPFRTSTLQQAASSKLSFTADRTMRVAQKLYEDGLITYLRTDGISISNDILNDLRNFISSEYGEKYLSEKPKIYKSKAANSQEAHEPIRPTDFSIKPSKAKLAGDEMKLYSLIWNRTLASQMSNSKYERKTLIISSKDEKYIFRASSRKNLFLGFELLTKEEDADETATEFPENLKEQEELILKEINFEQKFTTPPRRYSEASLIKKMEEEGIGRPSTYASILKNLREKKYTYGAKSITPSDLGRVLSSYLKFIFKDFFIEDKFTADMEKDLDKISSGEISWTDVLDKFWELLQSYLNKKVDEVEISNKEEFKTRQVLDILNQELFHQVFPTKEDGTVTRSCPKCGEEVSLKSGSWGYFVGCSSCKWTKKPFDNSIKWETYQELPKEIGLHPDYGSMIFADLSINGPCVWTTKDEKKIYGAPDEDEDLMEIGLNRAVDLIERDSGENILFTEPNSNLPVLLKNGRFGEYTEFDGFNKATKLPPEDKPKNPKVTYYNPHELDYINKDTQIFVMKSLRILGFHPDSSRPIGIKIKKPGKAFKFVKYLKCGDVEVECQNDFYKLEDEEKIDLIKKTFGIEKFSLIS is encoded by the coding sequence ATGAATAATTTAGTTATAGTTGAATCTAATGCCAAGGCTTCAAAGATAAAAGGCTATCTGGATTCAAAATTTCCTGAAGATAATTGGCAAGTCAATGCATGTCTAGGGCATATTTGCGATTTACCCAATGAAGAAAAGGCTGTTAATCCAGATAACTGGGAGGATTTAAAATGGGCCGATACCACAAAAGGAAAGAAGGTAATAAGAGAATTAACTAAACTTTGCAAAGAAAATGATTCAATTTTTCTAGCAACAGATCCCGACCGAGAAGGCGAAGCAATAGCTTGGCATTTAAATAATAAATTTGAAAAGAAAAAACTATTAAAAGATAAATCTGTTTCTAGAATAAGTTTTACTGAAATTACACCTTCTGCTATCGAAGAAGCTATAAAAAATCCTAGAGAGATTGATCAAAATCTAGTTGAAGCTTATTTGGCTAGAAGAATCCTAGATCATTTGATAGGGTTTAAAGTCTCCCCATTTTTATGGCGACATATTTCAAGAGCAAAATCAGCAGGAAGAGTTCAATCTCCATCTTTGAGGATTGTTTGTGAAAAAGAAGACGAGATTGACGCTTTCATTCCAGAAGAGTATTGGCCTTTTAGTGGAAAATTTAATTATAAAGATTTTCAGGTTGATGCAGATCTCACAAGCATTAACGGTGAAAAAATAGAAAAAAAAAGAGTCTCTAATGAAACGGAGGCTAAGCAAATTGAAAACGAATTAAATTCGCAATCTTTTTATTTAAAGGAAATAGAATCTAAACCCCAAAGCAATTCATCAAAAGCACCTTTTAGAACATCGACACTGCAGCAGGCTGCTTCAAGCAAGCTATCTTTCACGGCAGATAGAACCATGAGAGTGGCTCAAAAGTTATACGAAGATGGATTAATTACTTACTTGAGAACTGACGGAATTTCAATAAGTAATGACATTCTCAATGATTTAAGAAATTTCATTTCTAGCGAATATGGAGAAAAATACTTATCTGAGAAACCAAAAATTTATAAATCAAAAGCAGCAAATTCTCAGGAAGCTCATGAACCTATAAGGCCTACTGATTTTTCCATAAAACCATCAAAAGCAAAATTAGCAGGAGATGAGATGAAGCTCTATTCCTTAATATGGAATAGAACTTTAGCAAGCCAAATGTCTAATTCTAAGTATGAGAGAAAAACTCTAATAATTTCCTCAAAGGATGAAAAATATATCTTTAGAGCATCGTCAAGGAAGAATTTATTTTTAGGTTTTGAATTGCTGACAAAAGAAGAAGATGCAGATGAAACTGCTACTGAATTTCCTGAAAATCTTAAAGAGCAAGAAGAATTAATTTTGAAAGAAATTAATTTTGAGCAAAAATTTACTACCCCTCCAAGAAGATATTCAGAAGCATCATTGATTAAAAAGATGGAGGAAGAAGGCATTGGAAGGCCATCAACTTATGCTTCAATTCTCAAAAATTTAAGAGAAAAAAAATATACTTATGGGGCTAAAAGCATAACTCCTTCAGATCTAGGTAGAGTTCTTAGTTCTTATTTAAAATTTATTTTTAAAGATTTTTTTATTGAAGATAAATTCACCGCAGATATGGAAAAAGATTTAGATAAAATTTCTTCAGGAGAAATCTCTTGGACAGATGTTTTGGATAAATTTTGGGAATTATTGCAAAGTTATTTGAATAAAAAGGTTGATGAAGTTGAAATTAGCAATAAAGAAGAATTCAAAACAAGACAGGTTCTTGACATTCTGAATCAAGAATTATTTCATCAAGTTTTTCCGACCAAAGAGGATGGAACTGTGACTAGGTCATGTCCTAAATGTGGAGAAGAGGTTAGTTTGAAATCTGGTTCATGGGGTTATTTCGTAGGATGTTCGTCTTGTAAATGGACCAAAAAACCATTTGATAACTCTATTAAATGGGAGACTTACCAAGAATTGCCAAAAGAAATAGGCCTGCATCCAGATTACGGAAGTATGATTTTTGCTGATTTGAGCATTAATGGACCTTGTGTTTGGACAACTAAAGATGAAAAAAAAATATATGGAGCACCAGACGAAGACGAAGATTTAATGGAGATAGGTCTTAATAGAGCTGTTGATTTAATAGAGCGAGACTCAGGAGAAAATATTTTATTTACAGAACCTAACAGTAATCTACCTGTGCTTTTAAAGAATGGTAGGTTTGGAGAATACACAGAGTTTGATGGTTTTAATAAGGCAACTAAACTTCCCCCAGAAGACAAACCTAAAAATCCTAAAGTGACTTACTATAATCCACACGAGTTAGACTACATAAATAAAGACACGCAAATTTTTGTTATGAAAAGTTTAAGAATTTTAGGTTTTCATCCCGACTCTTCAAGACCAATTGGAATTAAAATTAAAAAACCCGGCAAAGCTTTTAAGTTTGTTAAATATCTAAAATGCGGTGACGTTGAGGTGGAATGTCAAAATGATTTTTATAAACTTGAAGATGAGGAAAAGATAGATTTAATTAAAAAGACTTTTGGTATAGAAAAATTTAGTTTAATTAGCTAA
- a CDS encoding SLBB domain-containing protein, protein MADLDNLPPEIRKSVLERMEKQNSIIDSTISPKIEDSEDDIDEYIEYLKSEEEIEFDEYGSEIVKRFGYDLFEDISDQTPLEVKAAPANYILGPGDELRFNFSGSIKKTIDSTIDREGEVFVSELGSINFSGLSFSEAKEELSKISEATLIGTSISMSLINLRSIEIFVTGNAKNPGSYIMNPLSTISNVLFNSGGPTNAGSLRNIELRRNNKLVGIYDFYELFIKGNTNQNLKIQSGDALLINPIRKSIKIFGEVNRPAIYELKEDENFINLLNFASGLNLYADENRIVVTRISNIGDTLREELTISEAKNLILSDGDSVFIHKKSLVALDPNNDQLNLVSIKGEVQNPGIYPLNPGERLSDLITKAGGFNEQAYIEAGIFLRQKVAESEKKALSATADQLEDGIVSSITTGSLQEMEDASLALDLLGNIIKRLKEAEPVGRIVATFDLNQLARNDDLDLILLDQDQIIIPKKSSTVSVTGQVLAPATFVHSENLSVYDYIDLAGGFTSAAAEDQLLVILPNGQALRPSSFFKFKQDKILPGSTIIVNRDTTSLSRLSFWRSVLPIFSSLITSLAAIDAIGD, encoded by the coding sequence ATGGCAGATTTGGATAATCTTCCTCCTGAAATAAGAAAATCTGTTCTAGAAAGAATGGAGAAACAGAATAGTATTATTGATTCAACTATTTCTCCTAAAATAGAAGATTCAGAAGACGACATTGACGAATATATAGAATATTTAAAATCTGAAGAAGAAATTGAATTTGATGAATATGGATCTGAAATTGTAAAACGTTTTGGATACGATTTATTTGAAGATATTTCAGATCAAACTCCTTTAGAGGTTAAGGCTGCTCCTGCAAATTACATCTTGGGACCTGGCGATGAGTTAAGGTTCAATTTTTCTGGAAGTATAAAAAAAACTATTGATTCAACTATTGATCGAGAAGGTGAAGTTTTTGTATCTGAGTTAGGTTCTATTAATTTTTCTGGTTTGTCATTTTCTGAAGCTAAAGAAGAACTTTCTAAAATAAGTGAGGCAACTTTAATTGGGACTTCGATATCAATGTCCTTAATTAACTTAAGATCTATTGAGATTTTTGTGACCGGTAATGCTAAAAATCCTGGTTCTTACATAATGAATCCTCTTTCGACAATTTCAAATGTTCTTTTTAATTCTGGTGGTCCAACTAATGCTGGTTCTCTGAGGAATATTGAATTGAGAAGAAATAATAAACTGGTTGGCATTTATGATTTTTATGAACTTTTTATCAAGGGAAATACTAACCAAAATTTAAAAATACAATCTGGTGATGCACTATTAATCAATCCTATACGCAAAAGTATCAAAATTTTTGGAGAGGTAAATAGACCAGCAATTTACGAACTTAAAGAGGACGAAAATTTTATTAACCTTTTAAATTTTGCTTCGGGATTAAACTTATACGCAGATGAGAATAGAATTGTTGTTACTAGAATCTCTAATATTGGAGATACCTTAAGGGAGGAGCTAACAATTTCAGAAGCAAAAAATTTAATATTGAGTGATGGCGATTCAGTTTTTATACACAAAAAAAGTCTAGTTGCCTTGGACCCAAATAACGATCAATTAAATTTAGTTTCGATCAAAGGTGAAGTGCAAAACCCTGGTATTTATCCTCTTAACCCAGGGGAGAGATTGTCGGACCTAATTACAAAAGCAGGAGGATTTAATGAACAAGCTTATATCGAAGCAGGAATTTTTTTAAGACAAAAGGTTGCAGAAAGTGAGAAAAAGGCCTTGTCTGCTACAGCTGATCAACTTGAAGATGGAATTGTTTCATCTATTACAACCGGCTCACTTCAAGAAATGGAAGATGCAAGTTTAGCGTTAGACCTTTTAGGCAATATCATTAAAAGACTCAAGGAAGCAGAGCCAGTTGGAAGAATAGTAGCAACCTTTGATTTGAATCAACTAGCCAGAAACGATGATCTAGATTTAATTTTATTAGATCAAGATCAAATTATTATCCCAAAGAAATCCTCGACAGTTTCTGTAACCGGTCAGGTTCTTGCGCCTGCTACTTTTGTCCATTCAGAAAATCTATCCGTTTATGATTACATAGATTTAGCGGGAGGATTCACTTCTGCAGCTGCTGAAGATCAACTTTTAGTTATTTTGCCTAATGGTCAAGCTTTAAGACCCTCATCATTTTTCAAATTCAAGCAAGACAAAATTCTTCCTGGTTCCACCATAATTGTTAACAGGGATACTACAAGTCTTTCAAGACTTTCATTCTGGAGGTCGGTTCTTCCAATTTTTTCAAGTTTGATTACTTCGCTTGCTGCGATAGATGCTATTGGCGATTAA
- the lexA gene encoding transcriptional repressor LexA, which produces MNSLTVRQKEIFEFIKSKISDEGYPPTRMEISNYFGFKSPNAAEDHLKALKKKGFIEILSGTSRGISLSNIDEGIPVIGLVSAGSPMLSEENVEKRIPPHPISSHGVDYYLRVKGDSMIDVGIFENDLIAVNKDLNIKKGSIVIARIDDEVTVKTLKEFSANKVILKAENPNYKDIIVNPNNITFDFEGTCVGLIRNIS; this is translated from the coding sequence ATGAACTCTCTTACAGTTAGGCAAAAAGAAATATTTGAATTTATAAAATCAAAAATATCAGATGAAGGTTACCCTCCAACAAGGATGGAAATCTCTAATTACTTTGGGTTCAAATCTCCAAATGCTGCTGAAGATCACCTTAAAGCTCTTAAAAAGAAAGGTTTTATAGAAATCCTTTCTGGAACTTCTAGGGGAATATCTTTAAGTAATATCGATGAAGGAATACCTGTTATTGGTTTGGTTAGTGCTGGAAGTCCAATGCTCTCAGAAGAAAATGTAGAAAAAAGAATTCCTCCTCATCCTATCTCTTCGCATGGCGTAGACTATTATCTTCGTGTTAAAGGCGACAGTATGATTGATGTTGGAATTTTTGAAAACGATCTCATTGCCGTCAATAAAGACTTAAACATAAAAAAAGGATCAATAGTAATAGCAAGAATTGATGACGAAGTTACAGTCAAAACTCTTAAAGAATTTTCAGCCAATAAAGTTATTCTCAAGGCTGAGAATCCAAACTACAAGGATATTATTGTTAATCCTAATAATATCACTTTTGATTTTGAAGGAACTTGCGTTGGTTTGATTAGAAACATTTCTTAG